A genomic region of Barnesiella viscericola DSM 18177 contains the following coding sequences:
- a CDS encoding putative porin, with translation MKKVGIIILLAFFCVLSSEAKKKQDIPAPYAWSLTQPLGLRYDVPMDTLMHNFYSTDIPSSYSTAYGTTGNLGGAAFSKIFFDRELPSEFIFKDPFSHWIQTASTWKFYNTHIPYTQLSYLTGGSKQTAQDDLKALFSGNINQRLAFGGSVNYILSRGHYQHQATKDLAYSIFGSYLGDRYDIQFFLNTYNFVNQENGGISDDTYILNPEEVQGGQSSVDTRTIPTYLTDAYNRVRGQEYYATQRYKFGFYQEEQQDTTVIRTFIPVTSIIHTIEYNANKHRFVNQSATEDSTYFTNTYMSLGGTNEETTYHSIRNTVGISLLEGFNKYAKMGLAAYATYEYRHYTFPRDTLSSGSVIEGLTPRPNISNPRSHGESLLWVGGELSKQKGELLTYNVNGKFGLAGSVIGDIDVTADVRSRFRLWKDTVQLKAYGFFKNLEPSYFYKRYTSNHFMWNNNFGKTRRMRVGGEFSIKRWGTKLNVGIENIQNYIYFNNNCLPQQEGSIIQVFHARLNQNFRLGILNWQNEVVYQKSSKPSIIPLPELSVYSNLYLLFRIAKVLHVQLGADCRYYTKYKSEAFQPATLTFHTQDQIEVGNYPFMNVYINMKLKQTRFFVMMSHVNQGVFGGNNYFSLPHYPLNPRMFQMGLSIDFSN, from the coding sequence ATGAAAAAGGTTGGCATTATCATATTACTCGCGTTTTTCTGTGTTCTCTCGTCCGAGGCCAAGAAAAAACAAGACATACCAGCACCTTATGCGTGGAGCCTCACTCAGCCGTTAGGGTTGCGCTACGACGTTCCGATGGATACGCTCATGCACAACTTTTACAGTACCGACATTCCATCGAGTTACTCGACGGCTTACGGAACAACGGGCAATCTGGGCGGTGCCGCCTTCTCCAAGATTTTCTTCGACCGCGAGCTGCCCTCGGAGTTCATCTTCAAAGACCCGTTCAGCCATTGGATACAGACCGCCTCGACCTGGAAATTCTACAACACCCACATACCTTACACCCAGTTGTCTTACCTCACCGGTGGCTCGAAGCAGACGGCTCAGGACGACTTGAAGGCCCTCTTCTCGGGTAACATCAACCAAAGGCTGGCCTTCGGGGGTAGCGTGAACTACATTCTGTCGCGGGGACACTACCAGCACCAGGCCACCAAAGATCTGGCATACAGCATATTTGGTAGCTATCTAGGCGACCGGTACGACATACAATTCTTCCTCAACACCTACAACTTTGTCAATCAGGAGAACGGCGGTATCAGCGACGATACCTACATACTCAATCCCGAGGAGGTGCAGGGCGGACAATCGAGTGTGGACACGCGTACCATTCCCACCTATCTGACCGATGCCTACAACCGCGTTCGGGGACAGGAGTACTATGCGACCCAACGCTATAAATTCGGCTTTTATCAGGAGGAGCAGCAAGACACGACCGTCATTCGCACCTTTATCCCGGTGACCAGCATTATCCACACCATCGAATACAATGCCAACAAGCACCGCTTCGTCAACCAGTCGGCCACCGAAGATTCCACCTATTTTACCAACACCTACATGAGTCTGGGCGGCACCAACGAAGAGACCACCTACCACTCCATACGCAACACGGTAGGCATCTCGCTGCTCGAAGGGTTCAACAAATATGCCAAGATGGGTCTGGCCGCCTATGCCACCTATGAATACCGCCACTACACCTTCCCGCGCGACACCCTATCGTCCGGGAGCGTTATCGAAGGTCTCACCCCGCGACCCAATATTTCCAATCCTCGCAGCCACGGCGAAAGCCTGTTGTGGGTAGGCGGCGAGTTGTCGAAACAGAAAGGCGAACTGCTCACTTATAACGTAAACGGCAAATTCGGTCTGGCCGGTTCGGTCATCGGCGACATCGATGTCACAGCCGACGTACGCAGCCGGTTCCGTCTGTGGAAAGATACCGTACAACTGAAAGCCTACGGTTTCTTCAAGAATCTCGAACCCTCCTATTTTTACAAGCGCTACACCTCGAACCACTTCATGTGGAACAACAACTTCGGGAAGACCCGTCGCATGCGCGTGGGGGGTGAGTTCAGCATCAAGCGATGGGGCACCAAACTGAATGTAGGAATCGAAAACATACAGAACTACATCTATTTCAACAACAACTGCCTGCCCCAACAGGAGGGCTCTATCATACAGGTATTCCACGCCCGGCTCAACCAGAATTTCAGGCTCGGTATTCTCAACTGGCAAAACGAAGTGGTCTACCAGAAATCGAGCAAGCCCTCGATTATTCCCCTGCCCGAGTTGAGCGTGTACAGCAACCTCTATCTGCTCTTCCGCATTGCCAAGGTGCTGCATGTGCAACTGGGAGCCGACTGCCGCTACTATACCAAATACAAGAGCGAAGCCTTCCAGCCGGCCACCCTCACCTTCCACACCCAGGACCAGATCGAGGTGGGCAACTACCCCTTCATGAACGTCTACATCAACATGAAACTGAAACAGACCCGCTTCTTCGTGATGATGTCGCACGTGAACCAGGGTGTATTCGGCGGCAACAACTACTTCTCGCTACCGCACTATCCGTTGAACCCGAGAATGTTCCAAATGGGACTCTCCATCGATTTCTCCAACTAA